One region of Oncorhynchus mykiss isolate Arlee chromosome 8, USDA_OmykA_1.1, whole genome shotgun sequence genomic DNA includes:
- the LOC110530238 gene encoding integrin beta-1 isoform X2, translating to MDVKLLSIATLLGILCFCSAQQEGSDCIKANAQSCGECIQVAEKCGWCTDADFLKQGESKSARCDELKSLITKGCSKAKIENPRGSISIDKDKPVTNRKKEVAEKLKPDQITQIQPQKLSLNLRSGEAQTFKLKFKRAEDYPIDLYYLMDLSFSMKDDLENVKNLGTDLMREMQEITSDFRIGFGSFVEKTVMPYISTTPARLLNPCTSNENCTSPFSYKNVLKLTENGQQFNSLVSKQQISGNLDSPEGGFDAIMQVAVCGDAIGWRNVTRLLVFSTDAGFHFAGDGKLGGIVLPNDGKCHLENNMYTMSHYYDYPSIAHLVQKLSDNNIQTIFAVTEEFQPVYKELKNLIPKSAVGTLSSNSSNVIKLIIDSYNSLSSEVILENNKVPEGVSIKYKSICKNGVVGTGENGRKCSNISIGDEVSFDITIESQKCPSQGKSETIRIKPLGFNEDVEIVLNFICECECSKGGEPLSKICHNGNGTFECGACRCNEGRIGRLCECSTDEVRTDDLDGNCRKDNGTDICSNNGDCVCGTCECKKRENPEERYSGKFCDCDNFNCDRSNNKLCGGHGRCECRVCICDANYTGSACDCSLDTSTCLAANKQICNGRGTCECGVCKCTNPKFQGPTCEICPTCPGVCAEHKECVQCRAFETGEKKDTCQRDCSYFNLIRVKDRDKLPQPADQSYPLSHCKERDANDCWFYYTYAVRNDTMREVYVVETLECPAGPDIIPIVAGVVAGIVLIGLALLLIWKLLMIIHDRREFAKFEKEKMNAKWDTGENPIYKSAVTTVVNPKYEGK from the exons ATGGATGTGAAGCTACTTTCTATAGCAACATTATTAGGAATCCTATGTTTCTGCAGTGCACAGCAAG AGGGCAGTGATTGCATCAAGGCAAATGCACAATCATGTGGGGAATGCATCCAGGTGGCAGAGAAATGTGGATGGTGTACAGACGCT GACTTCCTGAAGCAGGGAGAGTCTAAGTCAGCTCGCTGTGATGAGCTGAAGTCCCTGATCACGAAGGGCTGCAGTAAGGCCAAGATCGAGAACCCCCGGGGCAGTATCTCCATTGACAAGGACAAGCCCGTCACCAACCGCAAGAAGGAGGTGGCCGAGAAGCTGAAGCCTGACCAGATCACTCAGATCCAGCCCCAGaaactcagtctcaacctccGATCTG GTGAGGCCCAGACATTTAAGCTGAAGTTCAAGCGGGCAGAGGACTACCCCATCGACCTCTACTACTTGAtggacctctctttctccatgaaAGACGATTTGGAGAACGTCAAGAACCTGGGGACTGACCTGATGCGTGAGATGCAGGAGATCACGTCAGACTTCAGGATTG GTTTCGGCTCATTTGTGGAGAAGACTGTGATGCCCTACATCAGCACCACCCCAGCCAGGTTGTTGAACCCCTGCACGAGCAATGAGAACTGCACCAGCCCTTTCAGCTATAAGAACGTGCTCAAGTTGACCGAGAATGGGCAGCAGTTCAACAGCCTGGTCAGCAAGCAGCAGATCTCTGGAAACCTGGACTCCCCTGAGGGAGGCTTTGATGCCATCATGCAGGTGGCGGTCTGTGGG GATGCCATTGGCTGGAGGAACGTCACTCGTCTGCTGGTGTTCTCCACTGACGCTGGGTTCCACTTTGCTGGAGACGGCAAACTGGGCGGCATCGTTCTGCCCAACGATGGAAAGTGTCATCTGGAAAACAACATGTACACCATGAGCCATTACTAC GACTATCCCTCCATTGCCCATTTGGTCCAGAAACTGAGCGACAACAACATTCAGACAATTTTTGCAGTTACTGAGGAATTCCAGCCGGTTTACAAGGAACTGAAGAATCTCATCCCCAAGTCAGCAGTAGGAACCCTGTCCTCCAACTCCAGCAACGTCATCAAGCTCATTATCGATTCTTACAAT TCTCtttcatctgaagtcattctggAGAACAACAAGGTGCCTGAAGGTGTGTCCATAAAATACAAGTCCATCTGCAAGAATGGTGTGGTTGGTACGGGAGAGAACGGAAGAAAATGCTCTAACATCTCCATTGGAGATGAG GTGTCCTTTGACATTACCATCGAGTCCCAGAAGTGTCCATCTCAAGGAAAGTCAGAGACCATTAGGATCAAGCCGCTGGGTTTCAATGAGGATGTGGAGATCGTCCTCAACTTCATCTGCGAATGTGAATGTTCCAAAGGCGGAGAACCTCTCAGCAAGATCTGCCACAATGGCAACGGGACCTTTGAGTGTGGAGCCTGCAG GTGCAACGAAGGACGTATCGGCAGACTGTGTGAGTGCAGCACAGACGAGGTGAGGACAGACGACCTGGACGGTAACTGTCGGAAGGACAACGGTACAGACATCTGCAGCAACAAcggagactgtgtgtgtggaacTTGTGAGTGTAAGAAGAGGGAGAACCCAGAGGAACGGTACAGCGGGAAATTCTGCGACTGTGACAACTTCAACTGTGACCGCTCCAACAACAAACTCTGTGGAG gaCATGGGCGTTGTGAGTGCAGGGTGTGTATCTGCGATGCCAACTACACAGGCAGCGCCTGCGACTGTTCCCTGGACACCTCCACCTGCCTGGCAGCCAACAAGCAGATATGTAATGGCCGGGGCACCTGCGAGTGTGGCGTCTGCAAATGCACCAACCCCAAGTTCCAGGGCCCCACCTGTGAGATCTGCCCCACCTGCCCCGGAGTCTGCGCTGAGCACAA GGAGTGTGTTCAGTGCCGGGCCTTTGAGACTGGAGAGAAGAAGGACACGTGTCAGAGGGACTGCAGCTATTTCAACCTGATCAGAGTGAAGGATCGGGACAAGCTGCCCCAGCCAGCCGACCAATCCTACCCCCTATCCCACTGTAAGGAGAGGGACGCCAACGACTGTTGGTTCTACTACACCTACGCCGTCAGGAACGACACAATGAGGGAGGTCTACGTGGTCGAGACTCTGG AGTGCCCAGCGGGCCCTGACATCATCCCCATCGTGGCTGGCGTGGTGGCGGGCATTGTGCTCATTGGCCTGGCCCTACTGCTCATCTGGAAGCTGCTCATGATCATCCACGACCGCAGAGAGTTCGCCAAGTTCGAGAAGGAGAAGATGAACGCCAAATGGGACACG GGTGAGAATCCCATCTACAAGAGTGCTGTAACAACTGTTGTCAATCCAAAATACGAGGGCAAATGA
- the LOC110530238 gene encoding integrin beta-1 isoform X1, translating to MDVKLLSIATLLGILCFCSAQQEGSDCIKANAQSCGECIQVAEKCGWCTDADFLKQGESKSARCDELKSLITKGCSKAKIENPRGSISIDKDKPVTNRKKEVAEKLKPDQITQIQPQKLSLNLRSGEAQTFKLKFKRAEDYPIDLYYLMDLSFSMKDDLENVKNLGTDLMREMQEITSDFRIGFGSFVEKTVMPYISTTPARLLNPCTSNENCTSPFSYKNVLKLTENGQQFNSLVSKQQISGNLDSPEGGFDAIMQVAVCGDAIGWRNVTRLLVFSTDAGFHFAGDGKLGGIVLPNDGKCHLENNMYTMSHYYDYPSIAHLVQKLSDNNIQTIFAVTEEFQPVYKELKNLIPKSAVGTLSSNSSNVIKLIIDSYNSLSSEVILENNKVPEGVSIKYKSICKNGVVGTGENGRKCSNISIGDEVSFDITIESQKCPSQGKSETIRIKPLGFNEDVEIVLNFICECECSKGGEPLSKICHNGNGTFECGACRCNEGRIGRLCECSTDEVRTDDLDGNCRKDNGTDICSNNGDCVCGTCECKKRENPEERYSGKFCDCDNFNCDRSNNKLCGGHGRCECRVCICDANYTGSACDCSLDTSTCLAANKQICNGRGTCECGVCKCTNPKFQGPTCEICPTCPGVCAEHKECVQCRAFETGEKKDTCQRDCSYFNLIRVKDRDKLPQPADQSYPLSHCKERDANDCWFYYTYAVRNDTMREVYVVETLECPAGPDIIPIVAGVVAGIVLIGLALLLIWKLLMIIHDRREFAKFEKEKMNAKWDTQENPIYKSPINKFQNPSYGRKGVVL from the exons ATGGATGTGAAGCTACTTTCTATAGCAACATTATTAGGAATCCTATGTTTCTGCAGTGCACAGCAAG AGGGCAGTGATTGCATCAAGGCAAATGCACAATCATGTGGGGAATGCATCCAGGTGGCAGAGAAATGTGGATGGTGTACAGACGCT GACTTCCTGAAGCAGGGAGAGTCTAAGTCAGCTCGCTGTGATGAGCTGAAGTCCCTGATCACGAAGGGCTGCAGTAAGGCCAAGATCGAGAACCCCCGGGGCAGTATCTCCATTGACAAGGACAAGCCCGTCACCAACCGCAAGAAGGAGGTGGCCGAGAAGCTGAAGCCTGACCAGATCACTCAGATCCAGCCCCAGaaactcagtctcaacctccGATCTG GTGAGGCCCAGACATTTAAGCTGAAGTTCAAGCGGGCAGAGGACTACCCCATCGACCTCTACTACTTGAtggacctctctttctccatgaaAGACGATTTGGAGAACGTCAAGAACCTGGGGACTGACCTGATGCGTGAGATGCAGGAGATCACGTCAGACTTCAGGATTG GTTTCGGCTCATTTGTGGAGAAGACTGTGATGCCCTACATCAGCACCACCCCAGCCAGGTTGTTGAACCCCTGCACGAGCAATGAGAACTGCACCAGCCCTTTCAGCTATAAGAACGTGCTCAAGTTGACCGAGAATGGGCAGCAGTTCAACAGCCTGGTCAGCAAGCAGCAGATCTCTGGAAACCTGGACTCCCCTGAGGGAGGCTTTGATGCCATCATGCAGGTGGCGGTCTGTGGG GATGCCATTGGCTGGAGGAACGTCACTCGTCTGCTGGTGTTCTCCACTGACGCTGGGTTCCACTTTGCTGGAGACGGCAAACTGGGCGGCATCGTTCTGCCCAACGATGGAAAGTGTCATCTGGAAAACAACATGTACACCATGAGCCATTACTAC GACTATCCCTCCATTGCCCATTTGGTCCAGAAACTGAGCGACAACAACATTCAGACAATTTTTGCAGTTACTGAGGAATTCCAGCCGGTTTACAAGGAACTGAAGAATCTCATCCCCAAGTCAGCAGTAGGAACCCTGTCCTCCAACTCCAGCAACGTCATCAAGCTCATTATCGATTCTTACAAT TCTCtttcatctgaagtcattctggAGAACAACAAGGTGCCTGAAGGTGTGTCCATAAAATACAAGTCCATCTGCAAGAATGGTGTGGTTGGTACGGGAGAGAACGGAAGAAAATGCTCTAACATCTCCATTGGAGATGAG GTGTCCTTTGACATTACCATCGAGTCCCAGAAGTGTCCATCTCAAGGAAAGTCAGAGACCATTAGGATCAAGCCGCTGGGTTTCAATGAGGATGTGGAGATCGTCCTCAACTTCATCTGCGAATGTGAATGTTCCAAAGGCGGAGAACCTCTCAGCAAGATCTGCCACAATGGCAACGGGACCTTTGAGTGTGGAGCCTGCAG GTGCAACGAAGGACGTATCGGCAGACTGTGTGAGTGCAGCACAGACGAGGTGAGGACAGACGACCTGGACGGTAACTGTCGGAAGGACAACGGTACAGACATCTGCAGCAACAAcggagactgtgtgtgtggaacTTGTGAGTGTAAGAAGAGGGAGAACCCAGAGGAACGGTACAGCGGGAAATTCTGCGACTGTGACAACTTCAACTGTGACCGCTCCAACAACAAACTCTGTGGAG gaCATGGGCGTTGTGAGTGCAGGGTGTGTATCTGCGATGCCAACTACACAGGCAGCGCCTGCGACTGTTCCCTGGACACCTCCACCTGCCTGGCAGCCAACAAGCAGATATGTAATGGCCGGGGCACCTGCGAGTGTGGCGTCTGCAAATGCACCAACCCCAAGTTCCAGGGCCCCACCTGTGAGATCTGCCCCACCTGCCCCGGAGTCTGCGCTGAGCACAA GGAGTGTGTTCAGTGCCGGGCCTTTGAGACTGGAGAGAAGAAGGACACGTGTCAGAGGGACTGCAGCTATTTCAACCTGATCAGAGTGAAGGATCGGGACAAGCTGCCCCAGCCAGCCGACCAATCCTACCCCCTATCCCACTGTAAGGAGAGGGACGCCAACGACTGTTGGTTCTACTACACCTACGCCGTCAGGAACGACACAATGAGGGAGGTCTACGTGGTCGAGACTCTGG AGTGCCCAGCGGGCCCTGACATCATCCCCATCGTGGCTGGCGTGGTGGCGGGCATTGTGCTCATTGGCCTGGCCCTACTGCTCATCTGGAAGCTGCTCATGATCATCCACGACCGCAGAGAGTTCGCCAAGTTCGAGAAGGAGAAGATGAACGCCAAATGGGACACG CAAGAGAATCCTATATACAAGAGCCCTATAAATAAGTTCCAGAATCCAAGCTATGGGCGTAAAGGCGTGGTCCTATAA